The following are encoded in a window of Phaseolus vulgaris cultivar G19833 chromosome 3, P. vulgaris v2.0, whole genome shotgun sequence genomic DNA:
- the LOC137806088 gene encoding cytochrome P450 71D11-like: MDFQIFDMLGPIFLFLLMMVALKLGRNLTKTKPSPNMPPGPWKLPIIGSIPHLLTPTPHIKLRDLAKKHGPLMHLQLGEVFTVVVSSAECAKEVMKTHDLVFASRPLILASRIIGYDATNISFSPYGNYWRQLRKICTAELFTPKRLSSFKPIREEELSSLIKMIASQNGSSFNLSEALLTSNYAIISRAAFGKTCKEQEEYISVQKEVLKAAGGFDIGDLFPSATWLQNFTGLRPTLERLHRKSDQILENIIREHKDAKSKAKEGIVEAEDLVDVLLTFQDDRGGENQDICLTDDNIKAIIDNIFAAGGETSATTIDWTMAEMMRNPRVMKKAQGEVREVFSMNGRVDESCINEMKYLKLVIKETLRMHPPAPLLLPRECGEACEIDGYHIPVKSKVIVNAWAIGRDPKSWNDPERFYPERFIDSGVDFRGNNFELIPFGAGRRICPGITFGLMNVELTLALLLYHFDWKLPNGMKGEELDMTEQFALTVRRKDGLCLIPSIAEQCS, translated from the exons ATGGATTTTCAGATCTTTGACATGTTAGGTCCTATCTTCCTTTTCCTCCTCATGATGGTGGCACTGAAGTTAGGGAGGAATCTCACCAAAACCAAGCCATCTCCAAACATGCCTCCAGGACCATGGAAGCTACCTATCATAGGAAGCATACCCCATCTTCTTACACCAACACCACACATCAAACTAAGAGACTTGGCCAAAAAACATGGACCCTTGATGCATCTCCAACTTGGAGAGGTCTTCACTGTAGTTGTTTCCTCAGCAGAATGTGCCAAAGAGGTCATGAAAACTCATGATCTTGTCTTTGCATCAAGGCCTCTCATTCTTGCTTCAAGAATAATAGGATATGATGCCACAAACATATCCTTTTCCCCTTATGGAAATTATTGGAGACAGCTAAGGAAAATTTGCACTGCTGAACTTTTCACCCCAAAACGTCTCAGTTCATTCAAGCCCATAAGAGAAGAAGAGCTCTCAAGTCTCATCAAAATGATTGCTTCACAAAATGGATCCTCTTTCAATCTTTCTGAGGCACTGCTCACATCAAACTATGCAATAATTTCTAGAGCAGCGTTTGGCAAGACATGCAAAGAGCAAGAAGAGTATATATCAGTGCAAAAGGAAGTGCTGAAGGCTGCAGGAGGATTTGACATTGGAGACTTGTTTCCTTCTGCCACATGGCTTCAAAACTTCACTGGTTTGAGGCCTACCCTTGAGAGATTGCACCGAAAAAGTGATCAAATACTTGAAAACATCATCAGGGAGCATAAAGATGCAAAGTCAAAAGCCAAAGAAGGCATAGTTGAAGCAGAGGATCTTGTAGATGTTCTTCTGACATTTCAGGATGATCGTGGTGGTGAAAATCAGGATATTTGCTTAACTGATGACAACATCAAGGCTATAATTGAT AATATCTTTGCTGCTGGAGGTGAGACATCAGCAACTACCATAGATTGGACAATGGCAGAGATGATGAGGAATCCAAGGGTGATGAAGAAAGCACAAGGTGAAGTGAGAGAGGTGTTCAGCATGAATGGAAGGGTTGATGAAAGTTGCATCAATGAAATGAAATATTTGAAGTTAGTCATCAAAGAGACCCTGAGGATGCACCCACCAGCTCCTCTTTTACTTCCAAGAGAATGTGGAGAAGCATGTGAGATTGATGGGTATCATATACCAGTCAAAAGCAAAGTAATTGTGAATGCTTGGGCAATTGGGAGAGATCCAAAGTCTTGGAATGACCCAGAGAGGTTTTATCCTGAGAGATTCATTGATAGTGGTGTTGACTTCAGAGGGAATAATTTTGAGTTGATTCCATTTGGTGCTGGAAGAAGAATCTGCCCAGGAATCACATTTGGTTTGATGAATGTTGAACTCACACTTGCATTGTTGTTGTATCACTTTGATTGGAAGCTTCCCAATGGAATGAAAGGTGAGGAATTGGACATGACTGAGCAATTTGCCTTAACTGTCAGAAGAAAAGATGGCCTGTGTTTGATTCCCTCCATTGCAGAACAATGCTCATAA
- the LOC137806089 gene encoding cytochrome P450 71D11-like produces the protein MDYELPQILALAIPFFLFMIFALKIGTNLKKTESSQKTLPGPWKLPIIGNIHNLLTSTPHTKLKDLAKIYGPLMHLQLGEVFTIIVSSPEYAKEIMKTHDLIFASRPKVLASDILCYKSTDIVFSPYGNYWRQLRKICTMELFTLKRVNSFRPIREEELTDLCKMIDSHQGSPFNLTEAVLSSIYNIISRAAFGMKCKDQEEFISVVKEGALAVAGLNIGDLFPSSKCLQLVTGLKPKLERLHGQIDRILGDIINEHQQTNPKATEGLVDVLLKFQDGNERNHDICLTIDNIKAIILDIFSAGGDTAASTINWAIAEMIRDPRVMKKAQDEVREVFNMKGRIDEICIDELKYLKSVVKETLRLHPPAPLLLPRESGQACEIEGYHIPAKSKVIVNAWAIGRDPNYWSEAERFNPERFIDSLIDYKGSSFEYLPFGAGRRICPGITFGLINIELALAYLLYHFDWKLPSEMKSEDLDMTEDFGVTVRRKSDLYLIPVTSSPFHARKL, from the exons ATGGATTATGAATTACCTCAGATATTAGCCCTTGCAATACCCTTTTTCCTCTTCATGATTTTTGCACTCAAAATAGGGACCAATCTCAAGAAAACTGAGTCATCTCAAAAAACACTCCCAGGACCATGGAAGCTACCTATCATAGGTAACATACACAATCTTCTTACATCTACACCACACACAAAATTGAAAGACTTGGCCAAAATATATGGTCCCTTGATGCATCTTCAACTTGGGGAGGTCTTCACCATCATTGTTTCCTCACCAGAATATGCCAAGGAGATCATGAAAACCCATGATCTCATCTTTGCATCAAGGCCTAAAGTTCTTGCTTCAGATATATTGTGCTATAAATCCACTGATATTGTTTTTTCTCCTTATGGAAACTATTGGAGACAGCTAAGAAAAATATGCACAATGGAGCTTTTCACCCTGAAACGTGTCAACTCATTCAGACCAATAAGAGAAGAAGAGCTCACTGATCTCTGTAAGATGATTGATTCACATCAAGGGTCTCCCTTCAACCTCACTGAAGCAGTTCTTTCATCAATATATAACATCATTTCAAGAGCTGCATTTGGCATGAAATGCAAAGACCAAGAAGAGTTCATATCAGTGGTGAAAGAAGGAGCACTAGCTGTAGCAGGTTTGAACATAGGAGATTTGTTTCCTTCTTCCAAATGCCTTCAACTTGTTACTGGTTTGAAGCCTAAGCTTGAGAGGCTGCATGGACAAATTGATCGGATTCTGGGAGACATCATCAATGAACACCAACAGACAAATCCCAAAGCCACAGAAGGTTTGGTAGATGTTCTCCTAAAATTCCAGGATGGTAATGAGAGAAACCATGATATTTGTTTAACTATTGACAATATCAAGGCTATAATCCTG gatatCTTTTCTGCTGGAGGAGATACAGCAGCTTCTACCATAAATTGGGCAATAGCAGAGATGATAAGAGATCCAAGAGTAATGAAGAAAGCACAAGATGAGGTGAGAGAGGTATTCAATATGAAAGGAAGGATTGATGAAATATGCATAGATGAACTCAAATACTTGAAATCAGTTGTGAAAGAGACCTTAAGGTTACACCCACCAGCTCCTCTTTTACTTCCAAGAGAAAGTGGACAGGCATGTGAGATTGAAGGGTATCATATACCAGCAAAAAGTAAGGTAATTGTGAATGCTTGGGCAATTGGAAGAGATCCAAACTATTGGAGTGAAGCAGAGAGGTTTAATCCAGAGAGATTCATTGATAGCTTAATTGATTACAAAGGAAGTAGTTTTGAGTACCTTCCTTTTGGTGCTGGAAGAAGAATATGTCCAGGTATCACATTTGGTTTGATAAATATTGAGCTGGCACTTGCATATTTGTTGTATCACTTTGATTGGAAGCTTCCAAGTGAAATGAAAAGTGAGGACTTAGACATGACTGAGGATTTTGGAGTGACTGTTAGAAGAAAAAGTGACCTATACTTGATACCAGTCACTTCTAGTCCTTTCCATGCAAGAAAGTTATGA